In the Defluviitalea raffinosedens genome, CCTAAACTTTATATATACGCGCGAAAGTACCATTGCTTTTTAAGACTAAAAAAATATAAAAATAAAAATATTTGTGTATACACCTACCCCAAAAAGAGGTAACAAGGTAACAAAATCCTGAAAAGCGCTTGGGAAGCTGATTTATGAGATGCCTTTTTTGGACGTTACGAGGTTATAAGAGGGAAAAAGGTAACATTTTTGGAGGATGAGCGGTTATGTCTGAAAGAAGTATTGTGACTAAAGTACTGCGGTACTTAAAGACAGTACCGGGGTGTTTCTGTTGGAAGGAACATGGTGGTATGTACGGGACAGCGGGGATACCAGACATTATTGCCTGTGTAAATGGGCGGTTTATAGCTTTTGAAATAAAAACCCCATCGGGAAAGACAACAAAACTACAGGAAGCAACTATAAGGAAAATCCTCAATGCCGGAGGAGTGGCAGCGGTTGTCCATTCGGTAGATGAGGTGAAGGCTATTATGGAAAAGCATGGCCTTCTATAAAGAACGAAGACATAACGAACAAGGGAACAAGCACTGCAAAGCAACGAAAAAAAGCATACTGCTTCAAAGATCAAGGTTTTTTATCTTGATTTTTTGGAGGTGCGATATGCTGATTGCAT is a window encoding:
- a CDS encoding VRR-NUC domain-containing protein — its product is MSERSIVTKVLRYLKTVPGCFCWKEHGGMYGTAGIPDIIACVNGRFIAFEIKTPSGKTTKLQEATIRKILNAGGVAAVVHSVDEVKAIMEKHGLL